GCCGCGAAGTCGGCATGGTGTTCCAGAGCTTCAACCTGTTTCCGCATCTGACGGTCATGGACAATTGCACGCTGGCGCCGATCTGGGTGCGCAACATCCCCAAGAAGGACGCCGAGGCGACCGCCATGAAATTCCTGGAGCGGGTCAAGATTCCGCATCAGGCCAACAAGTTTCCGGGGCAGATGTCCGGCGGCCAGCAGCAGCGCGTCGCGATCGCCCGCGCGCTCACCATGAACCCGAAGGTGATGCTGTTCGACGAGCCGACCTCCGCGCTCGACCCCGAGATGGTCAAGGAGGTGCTCGACACCATGGTCGACCTCGCCGGGGAAGGCATGACCATGCTGGTCGTCACTCACGAGATGGGCTTTGCCCGCGAGGTCGCCAACCGCGTCGTGTTCATGGACGCCGGCCAGATCATCGAGGCCAACACGCCGAACGAGTTCTTCGCAGCCCCGCAGCACGCCCGCACGAAACTGTTCCTCAGCCAGATCCTGCGCTGAGCCCCGGGAAATCCCGGGGTGTCTCCGCCCCAGCTGATCGGCTGGCTGCCGCCGCGAATCAGCTAGACTCGTGCCGGACTACCCTCCGGAGAGACACCTTGCAGAGCAGCGGCGGCGGCGCGCGCGCATTCCAGAATGCGCGATTGCAGAAGAAATTGATGAAGCAGGCGGACGCTATCCTCTCCACAGCGGCCGCCGCCTATGGCCAGGGCAGATATACCGAAACCGAAGCGCTCTGCCGTGAGATATTGAAGGCCATCCCCAATCATGTCGACGCCATGCATCTGCTCGGCATGTGCGCCCATGACGGTCGGCGCCTGGAGGAGGCGCAAAAGCTGCTCGAGCGCGTGATCGAGCTCGATCCGCGCCTGCATGATGCGCACAATAACCTGGCGACCGTGCATTTCGACCTCGGCAATTACGAGGACGCACGGCGGTGCCAGGAGAAGGCCATCGCCCTGAAGCCGAATTTCGCTGTGACACTGACCAATCTCGGCAACACGCTGATGCATATGGGGCTGTACGAACAGGCGCTCGAGATGCACGAGCGTGCCATCAAGCTGAAGCCGGATTATGCCGATGCGCTGTGCAACCGTGGTATGGTCGAGATCGTGCTCGGGCAGATCATGCGCGCCAAGGAGAGTTTCGACCGCGCCCTGCTGTTTCAGCCCCGTCATGCCGAGGCCATCGTCGGCAGCGGCATGGTCAGCATGGAACTGCGACACTACGAAGAGGCGGCCGCCAAGTTCGCCACCGCGCTGGCCATCAAGCCTGGCGCGCCGAGGATCCTGGCCCAGCGTGGGCGGCTCAGTTACGAGCTGCAGCGCCTGCAGCCCGCGCTTGCGGATTTCGAGGCGGCGCTTGCGATTTCGCCGAAGCTCGAACTGGCGCTCCGGGGCAAGGCTCAGACCTGCCTCGTCATGGGAAAAACCGCGCAGGCGATGGCGGCGGCGGCGACCTTGATCGAGCGAAATCCGCGCTCCGAGATGGGAATGGCGCTGATGGGCTTCGCTTATTCGAACCAGGGCGAGATGGACACCGCGATCGAATATCTCGATCGCGCGCTGGATCTGCGCCCGGACTATGGGGATGCGATCAGGGGCAAGATCTTCCTGCAGGACTATCGCGCCGAGGCCGATTTCGTGGTCCAGCAGGAAGTGCGAAAAACCTGGTGGGATGCGATCGGCTCGAGGATTCCGCAAAGGACGCTGCCGAAGCGGCCGCTGGACCCGGAGAAGCGGATCGTGGTCGGCTATGTCGCCGCCGAGTTCCGGCAGCACTCGGCAGGCCTCACTCTGCTGCCGGTGCTGCGCAACCATGATCACGCCAAGTTTGAGATCATCTGCTACTATTCCTGGCCGGGCGCTGACGAGTACACCGCCATGTTCAAATCATTGGCGGACGTCTGGGTTGACGCGTGGGGACTTTCGGACGACGAACTCGCCGATCGCATTGAGGCCGACAAGGTTGATATCCTGATCGACGTTTCGGGCCACACCACCGGTAACAGGCTGCAATGCTTCGCGCGGAAGCCGGCGCCGATCCAGGCCACCGGCTTTGGTCACGCGACGGGCACAGGCATGCCGGCGATGGACTATGTGCTGGCCGATCCCATCTTCATTCCGCCCTCGGTCCGGCATCTGTTTCCGGAGAAGATCTTCGATCTGCCGTGCCTGATCACGATGGAGCCCGTCACCAATCTGCAGCCGTCGGAGCTGCCGATGCTGCGCAACGGCTACGTCACCTTCGGCGTGTTCAACCGCATCTACAAGATCTCGGATGATGCGATCCGGGTGTGGTCGCGCATCATGCGGGAGGTGCCGGAATCGAAGATCGTTCTCAAGCATGGTCTGCTGGACGATACCCTGCTGCGCGACAGCCTGGTTGCACGGTTCGTGGCGCAGGGCATTGCCGAGGAGAACATCACCTGCCTCGGTACCACCTCGCGCGACGACCACCTCATCGCGTTCGACCAGATCGATATTTCGCTCGACACGTTCCCGCAAAACGGCGGCATCAGCACTTGGGAGTCCCTCTACAAGGGCGTTCCCGTCGTCGCCAAGCTCGGCAATGGAGCGTCCTCGCGTGCCGGCGGCTCCATCGTGGCCGCCGTCGGTCTCGGCGACTGGATCGCGGAGGATGACGACGGTTATGTCGACATCGCCCGCAAATTCGCGACGCAGCCCGGTCATCTCGCAAAGCTGCGCGCTGAGTTGCCGGCTCGGATCGCAGCCTCGCCCGCCGGCAATGTCGAGATCTACACGCGAGAGCTCGAAGCTGGGTACCGCCAGTTCTGGCGCGACTATTGCGCCGCTGCCTCTGATGGCGGCGACGCTGCAACAACCAGGGCCGACGCACCGACCGGTTCCTGAGCCGGACCAGCAGCGAGACCCGGGATATCCCGGGCCGATTTCATCCCCGCCGGCCCGCTTGTGCGAATCAGCTAGACTCGCGGCGGGCCATCTTCCGGAGAGATACCTTGCAGAGCAGCGCCGGTGCGCGCGCATTCCAGAATGCGCGGTTGCAGAAGAAGTTGAAGAAGCAGGCCGACGCTGCCATCGCCGCTGCGGCGAGCGCTTATGGCCAGGGCAGGTATGCGGAGACCGATGCGATCTGCCGCCAGATCGTGCAGGCGATTCCCGATCATTTCGACGCCACGCATTTGCTCGGCCTGTGCGCGCAACAAGGTGGGCGCCTCGAAGAGGCGCAGCAGCTGCTCGAACGCGCGGTCGCGATCGATCCGCGTTCGCACGAGGCTCATAGCAATCTCGCGTCCGTGTACTTCGTCCTTCAGAAACCAGAGGCGGCCCGGGCCTGCCAGGAGAAGGCGATCGCGCTGAAGCCGAATTTCACGCCGGCTTTGGCCGGTCTGGGCAGCGTCTTGCTCCAGATGAACCTGCCCGAACAGGCCATCGAGATGTACGACCGGGCGATCAAGCTGAAGCCCGACTATGCCGACGCGCTTTGCAATCGTGGCGTGGCGGAGATGGCACTGTATCGATTTGACCGCGCCAAAGAGAGCTTCGATCGTGCGCTGTTGTTTCAGCCGCGTCACGTCGAAGCGCTCGCGGGCAAAGGTATGGTCGGCATCGAGCTCAGGCGTTACGACGAGGCGGAAGCCGCGCTCACAGCGGCGCTCGCGATCAAGCCCGGTTCGGCGAAGATTTGGGCGCAGCGCGGACGCCTCAATGCCGAACTGTTGCGGCTTGAACAGGCGGCGGCGGACTTCGATGCGGCACTGGCATTGTCGCCCCGGCTTGAAGTTGCCTTGCGTGGAAAGGCAGAGGTCTCGCTCAGCCTAGGAAGTACCGCACAGGCAATCCTGGCCTGCACGACCTTGCTGGAGCAAAATCCACACTCCACCATCGCGATGGCGCTGCTGAGCTCCTGTTTTGCAAACCAGGGAGAGATCGCGTCCGCCATCGAACATCTCGATGCGGCGCTGGCGATCTCGCCGGATCCGGACCTGATCGCGCGGAAGATCTACTTTCTCGACTTTCTCCCCGAGGCCGATTTCGCGATCCAGCAGGCCACGCGAAAGGCTTGGGGGCAGGCGATCGGCGCCAGAGTGCCGCAACGGAAGCTCGCTGCCCGGCAGCTCGACCCCCACAGGCGGATCGTGATCGGCTATGTCTCCGCCGAATTCCGCTATCACTCGGCGGCATTTGGTCTGCTGCCGGTGCTGCGCCATCATGACCATGCCAATTTCGAGGTCGTCTGCTATTCGTGTTCGCCGATACGAGACGAGGTGACAGCCGAATTCCAGTCGTCTGCAGACGTCTGGGTCGATGCCTGGCAGATGTTTGACGACCAATTGGCTGACCGTATCCAGGCCGACAAGGTGGATATCCTGATCGACGTGTCCGGGCATTCCTCGGGCAATAGGCTCCAGGTCTTCGCCCGCAAGCCGGCCCCCATTCAGGTCACAGGCTTTGGACACGCGACCGGCACGGGTCTACCAACGATGGACTATGTGCTCGCCGATCCGGTCTTCATTCCGCAATCGGCGCGGCATCTGCTGGCGGAAAAGGTCTTCGACCTGCCGTGCCTGATCACGACCGATCCCATCCTGGATGTGCCGCCTTCGGAGCTTCCCATGCTCCGCAACGGCCACGTCACTTTCGGCGTGTTCAACCGCGTCAACAAGATCTCGGACGAGGCCATCCGCGTCTGGGCGAAGGTGATGCGCGAGGTGCCGGGGTCGAAGATCATCATCAAGCATACGCTGCTCGATGACGCCCTGCTGCGAGACGGTCTGATCGCGCGGTTCGTCGCGCAGGGCGTCCCGCAAGAGAACGTCATCTGCATGGGCTCGACTCCGCGTCACGAGCACCTGTTGGCCTTCACGCAGGTCGACATCTCCCTGGATACGTTCCCGCAAAATGGCGGCGTCAGCACCTGGGAATCGCTCTATGCGGGCGTGCCGGTCGTCGCCAAGCTCGGCAACGGCGCCTCGTCGCGTGCCGGCGCGGCCATCGTGGCCGCCGTCGGGCTCGACGATTGGGTCGCCGAGGACGACGAGGGCTACGCCGCGATCGCATGCAAGCACGCGGCGCAGCCTGCTTACCTGGCGAAGCTGCGTGCGGAGCTGCCGGCTCGGATCGCTGCCTCGCCGGCCGGCAATGTCGAGATCTATACGCGCCAGGTCGAGGCCGGCTATCGCCAGTTCTGGCGCGACTATTGTGCCGCAGCCTCGGCAAACGGCGAGGGCGCCTAAAGCGCCGGCCTGAGCGCGCGCCCGCGACGTGCGCTCGCTATGAGTATCAGACGAAGGGCGGCTTGATGTTGCTGCGCTTCTCCAGCCACTCGGGCACGGGCAGGTTCTTGGCGCGCATGAAGTCCGCGTTGAACAGCTTCGACTGATAGCGGCTGCCGGAATCGCAGAGCACGGTGACGATCGTCTTGCCCGGTCCGAGCTGCTGGGCCAGCCGCATCGCGCCGACGATGTTGATGCCGGTCGAGCCGCCGAGGCACAGGCCTTCGTGCTGGAGCAGCTCGTAGATCGCGCTGACCGCTTCGGCGTCGGGAATGAGATAGGCGTCGTCGACCTTGGCCGTCTCGACGATTGCGGTGGCGCGGTTGAGGCCGATGCCCTCGGTGATCGAGCCGCCCGGCGTCGCCTTGGCGTCGCCGGTCCTGAAATAGTCGTACATGCCGGCGCCGTGCGGATCGGCGCAGGCGATGCGGATGCGGTTGTTCTTCTCTTTCAGGTAGCGACTGGTGCCGGCGAGGGTGCCGCCGCTGCCGACCGAGCAGACGAAGCCGTCGACCTTGCCGCCGGTCTGCTCCCAGATCTCAGGTCCGGTGGATTCGTAATGCGCCTTGGCATTGTCGAGGTTGTTCCACTGGTCGGCGAAGAGCACGCCATTGGGCTCGGTCTTGCGCAGCTCGTCGGCTAGCCTGCGGCCGACATGCTGGTAGTTGTTGGGATTGGCATAGGGCAGAGCGGGCACCTCGATCAGCTCGGCACCGCACAGCTTCAGGAAGTCCTTCTTCTCCTGGCTCTGCGTCTCCGGGATCACGATCAGCGTGCGGTAGCCGCGTGCGCTAGCAACGACGGCAAGGCCGATGCCGGTATTGCCGGCGGTTGCCTCCACCACCAGCCCGCCGGGCTTCAGCTCGCCGCGCTTCTCAGCCTCCAGGATCATCCATTTGCCGGCGCGATCCTTCACCGACTGGCCGGGATTCATGAACTCGGCCTTGCCCAGGATGGTGCAGCCGGTCAATTCCGAGGCGCGCTTGAGCTTGATGAGTGGGGTGTTGCCGATGGCTTCGACAACGTCATTCTTGAAGGTCATATCGGGGGAAATCACTGGCAAAGGGTTGATCAGGCTGGCCAGAACCTAGTGCTTGCAAGGCCAAAGGGGAAGGCTTTTGCGCTGCGGCGAAACCGGCCGAAGCCTCCGCCGCGACAGGGATATTTTGGAGACCACGGACTTCAGCGATGATGTGCGGGAGCGCCAGGCGGGATATCGGAGAAGAATATCCGCGGTCTTCGCCGGAGCACGAAAGCTGACGATTGCCTTGGGCATTCTGACCACCACCTACGCCTTCGACGGACGAGGTCGGCGCCCGGTGACCTGGTCGTACGAAGGCATATCCGCGTGGGTGAGGTGCGTTCGCTTCGATTGACGGTCTCGTGAGAGCGGCCCAGCCGGGTCCCGAGAGCGAAGCTGAAGTCGCGTCAGCGCTGCTGGGTAGCCTCACCACGCGGTTGTTGCGGCAATATCACATGAAATCTTAGTAAGCTTGAACGCGTGGCAGGACTGCACTGCAATGAAAGAAGCCACTGCGAGACAGTGACATTTTGCACTTGCGCGGTCGTGATCGCGATCTGCTCCGGTGTGCCTCTCGCAGCTGCGGGACTGTCCCGCAGTTCCGCGCCCGGCTAGTATGGGTCTCAAGGTTCCGAGAAAGCATCGCAGCTGTGAACGAGTTGTCCAACGTCCCCCGACTGTGCCGCCGCGAATCGGTTAATCCGGCTTCGCGGTGGCGGCTCGATCTGCCCGGCGGGGGGTGGATGTGACACAGGATGTTCCAGCAATCGCCATGCGGCGGTCTCCTGCTTCGCCGTCCCGGACGCGGCGCGCGGTGCGCTGGCTTGCGGCGCTGTGCCTTGCAGCGAGTTCCGGGGGGTGCCTGCTCACGCAGGATCTTCCCGATCCCGCGCTCGACGTTCCCGTGCAGTACAAATACGCGGGCAGGGGAGATACGCCGCCGTCGCTGGATTGGTGGCGCGGTTTCCGCTCCGCCGAGCTGACGCAGCTGATGGAGGAGGCGCAAACCGTCAACCTCGACATCGCCGCCGCCGTTGCGCGCATCGTCCAGGCCGATGCCCAGGCACGGCAGGCTGGCGCGGCGCTGCTGCCGAGCGTGTCGACGGCGGGATCGGAAACCTATTCGCGCACTTCGGGCTCGAGCGCCTCGGGCCTGTCCATCGGCGGACGCGAGGTCGTCAACTATTCGGCTTCGCTGAGCGCGAGCTATCAGCTCGATTTCTGGGGCCAGAACCGCGCCGCGCTGCAAACGGCCGAGGAAACGGCTCACGCCAACCGCTTCGATCGCGATACGGTCGCGCTGACGACGCTGGCAGCCGTCGCCAACGCCTATTTCCAGGTGCTGGCCTCGCAGGACCGCATCAGGACCTCACAGCGCAACATCGCGAGCGCGCAGCGCATCCTCGACGCCGTCAGGGAGCGCCGCAGGGCCGGCACCGGCACCGATCTGGACGTCGCCCAGCAGGAGAGCGTGTTGGCGAACCAAAAGGCCCTGGTACCGCCGCTGCGCCAGACGCTGGACCAGAACGTCAACGCGCTCGCGGTGCTGATCTCGCGGCCGCCGGAGAGCGTACGCGTGCTAGGCGGCTCCCTGGACCGGATCGCGATCCCGCGCGTGACGCCCGGCCTGCCGTCGGAGCTGCTGACGCAGCGGCCCGACATCCGCCGGCAGGAGGCGCAGCTTGCCTCCGCCACCGCGAACATCGGCAATGCCCGCGCGCAGTTCTTTCCGACGATCCAGCTTACCGGCAATGGTGGCTATCAGAGCTCGGCGCTGGTCTCGCTGTTCCAGCCGCATGCCGCCTTCTTCCAGCTCGTCGGCAGCGCCACGCAGCCGATCTTCGACGGCGGCAGGATTCTCGGCAATTTCGAGTTCGCCAAGGCGCGGCAGGACGAGTTGCTCCAGACCTACCGCAAGACGATCATCCAGGCCTTTGCCGACGTCGACAACGCGCTGTTCTCAATCAAGCAGACCACGATCAGGCTGCAATTGCAGCGCGACGTCGTTACCGCCTCGCGCCGCGCCTTCGATCTCTCCGAGCAGCAATTGCGCGCCGGCACTGCCGACATCGTGACCGTGCTCAACACCCAACTGACCCTGTTCCAGGCGGAAGACGCGCTGTGGCA
This genomic stretch from Bradyrhizobium daqingense harbors:
- a CDS encoding amino acid ABC transporter ATP-binding protein, with product MSDPIVKISGLNKWYGEFHVLRDIDLEVGKGERIVICGPSGSGKSTLIRCVNALEEFQQGEIVVDGIELGPNLKHVDAVRREVGMVFQSFNLFPHLTVMDNCTLAPIWVRNIPKKDAEATAMKFLERVKIPHQANKFPGQMSGGQQQRVAIARALTMNPKVMLFDEPTSALDPEMVKEVLDTMVDLAGEGMTMLVVTHEMGFAREVANRVVFMDAGQIIEANTPNEFFAAPQHARTKLFLSQILR
- a CDS encoding tetratricopeptide repeat protein, coding for MQSSGGGARAFQNARLQKKLMKQADAILSTAAAAYGQGRYTETEALCREILKAIPNHVDAMHLLGMCAHDGRRLEEAQKLLERVIELDPRLHDAHNNLATVHFDLGNYEDARRCQEKAIALKPNFAVTLTNLGNTLMHMGLYEQALEMHERAIKLKPDYADALCNRGMVEIVLGQIMRAKESFDRALLFQPRHAEAIVGSGMVSMELRHYEEAAAKFATALAIKPGAPRILAQRGRLSYELQRLQPALADFEAALAISPKLELALRGKAQTCLVMGKTAQAMAAAATLIERNPRSEMGMALMGFAYSNQGEMDTAIEYLDRALDLRPDYGDAIRGKIFLQDYRAEADFVVQQEVRKTWWDAIGSRIPQRTLPKRPLDPEKRIVVGYVAAEFRQHSAGLTLLPVLRNHDHAKFEIICYYSWPGADEYTAMFKSLADVWVDAWGLSDDELADRIEADKVDILIDVSGHTTGNRLQCFARKPAPIQATGFGHATGTGMPAMDYVLADPIFIPPSVRHLFPEKIFDLPCLITMEPVTNLQPSELPMLRNGYVTFGVFNRIYKISDDAIRVWSRIMREVPESKIVLKHGLLDDTLLRDSLVARFVAQGIAEENITCLGTTSRDDHLIAFDQIDISLDTFPQNGGISTWESLYKGVPVVAKLGNGASSRAGGSIVAAVGLGDWIAEDDDGYVDIARKFATQPGHLAKLRAELPARIAASPAGNVEIYTRELEAGYRQFWRDYCAAASDGGDAATTRADAPTGS
- a CDS encoding cysteine synthase A; protein product: MTFKNDVVEAIGNTPLIKLKRASELTGCTILGKAEFMNPGQSVKDRAGKWMILEAEKRGELKPGGLVVEATAGNTGIGLAVVASARGYRTLIVIPETQSQEKKDFLKLCGAELIEVPALPYANPNNYQHVGRRLADELRKTEPNGVLFADQWNNLDNAKAHYESTGPEIWEQTGGKVDGFVCSVGSGGTLAGTSRYLKEKNNRIRIACADPHGAGMYDYFRTGDAKATPGGSITEGIGLNRATAIVETAKVDDAYLIPDAEAVSAIYELLQHEGLCLGGSTGINIVGAMRLAQQLGPGKTIVTVLCDSGSRYQSKLFNADFMRAKNLPVPEWLEKRSNIKPPFV
- a CDS encoding tetratricopeptide repeat protein, with the protein product MQSSAGARAFQNARLQKKLKKQADAAIAAAASAYGQGRYAETDAICRQIVQAIPDHFDATHLLGLCAQQGGRLEEAQQLLERAVAIDPRSHEAHSNLASVYFVLQKPEAARACQEKAIALKPNFTPALAGLGSVLLQMNLPEQAIEMYDRAIKLKPDYADALCNRGVAEMALYRFDRAKESFDRALLFQPRHVEALAGKGMVGIELRRYDEAEAALTAALAIKPGSAKIWAQRGRLNAELLRLEQAAADFDAALALSPRLEVALRGKAEVSLSLGSTAQAILACTTLLEQNPHSTIAMALLSSCFANQGEIASAIEHLDAALAISPDPDLIARKIYFLDFLPEADFAIQQATRKAWGQAIGARVPQRKLAARQLDPHRRIVIGYVSAEFRYHSAAFGLLPVLRHHDHANFEVVCYSCSPIRDEVTAEFQSSADVWVDAWQMFDDQLADRIQADKVDILIDVSGHSSGNRLQVFARKPAPIQVTGFGHATGTGLPTMDYVLADPVFIPQSARHLLAEKVFDLPCLITTDPILDVPPSELPMLRNGHVTFGVFNRVNKISDEAIRVWAKVMREVPGSKIIIKHTLLDDALLRDGLIARFVAQGVPQENVICMGSTPRHEHLLAFTQVDISLDTFPQNGGVSTWESLYAGVPVVAKLGNGASSRAGAAIVAAVGLDDWVAEDDEGYAAIACKHAAQPAYLAKLRAELPARIAASPAGNVEIYTRQVEAGYRQFWRDYCAAASANGEGA
- a CDS encoding efflux transporter outer membrane subunit, which gives rise to MRRSPASPSRTRRAVRWLAALCLAASSGGCLLTQDLPDPALDVPVQYKYAGRGDTPPSLDWWRGFRSAELTQLMEEAQTVNLDIAAAVARIVQADAQARQAGAALLPSVSTAGSETYSRTSGSSASGLSIGGREVVNYSASLSASYQLDFWGQNRAALQTAEETAHANRFDRDTVALTTLAAVANAYFQVLASQDRIRTSQRNIASAQRILDAVRERRRAGTGTDLDVAQQESVLANQKALVPPLRQTLDQNVNALAVLISRPPESVRVLGGSLDRIAIPRVTPGLPSELLTQRPDIRRQEAQLASATANIGNARAQFFPTIQLTGNGGYQSSALVSLFQPHAAFFQLVGSATQPIFDGGRILGNFEFAKARQDELLQTYRKTIIQAFADVDNALFSIKQTTIRLQLQRDVVTASRRAFDLSEQQLRAGTADIVTVLNTQLTLFQAEDALWQAQLARLLAIVSLYQALGGGWEPRMEKPVNAL